One genomic segment of Acetobacteroides hydrogenigenes includes these proteins:
- a CDS encoding uracil-xanthine permease family protein, which translates to MINKHSEYALTPQRRVVVGVQFLFVAFGATVLVPLLVGLDPSVALFTAGLGTLIFQLITKGKVPIFLGSSFAFIAPIQKATALYGLAGTLSGMAAVGIVYGIVSALIKWRGIGLVKRLFPSSVYGPVIILIGVSLAPVGVKMASSNWPIACISLVGAIVALMYGKGILKLIPVFIGIIVGYVVSIFTGNVDFSVIVNAPWISIPKFVTPEFSWEAILYLIPVALAPIVEHVGDVYAISAVTGKDFVKDPGLHRTMLGDGVACTVAGFVGGPPATTYAEVTGAIALTKVFDPRVLQISGITAIAFAFLGKINGFLKSIPEAVLGGIMLILFGIIATIGIKTMIVDKLNLSKSRNQIIVALILTVGIGGVAMKIGEFELSGIGLAAIVGIVLNLILPDRD; encoded by the coding sequence ATGATTAATAAGCATTCTGAGTACGCTTTGACACCGCAACGAAGAGTTGTAGTAGGCGTACAGTTTCTTTTTGTGGCTTTTGGGGCAACGGTACTGGTGCCGTTGCTAGTTGGGCTCGATCCCTCGGTAGCGCTATTTACAGCAGGCTTAGGAACTTTGATCTTTCAGCTGATTACGAAAGGTAAAGTTCCTATTTTTTTGGGCAGCTCTTTCGCCTTTATTGCTCCCATACAAAAGGCAACGGCGCTTTATGGGTTGGCAGGAACCTTAAGCGGGATGGCAGCAGTTGGCATTGTTTACGGTATTGTGTCGGCGTTGATAAAGTGGAGGGGAATAGGCCTAGTTAAGCGTCTTTTCCCCTCTTCTGTGTATGGTCCCGTAATTATTCTCATTGGGGTATCGCTTGCACCTGTTGGGGTAAAGATGGCTTCGTCGAATTGGCCTATCGCCTGTATATCGTTAGTGGGCGCAATTGTCGCGCTGATGTACGGTAAGGGGATTCTTAAGCTTATTCCTGTATTTATTGGTATCATCGTAGGGTATGTCGTTTCAATTTTTACGGGTAATGTAGATTTCTCGGTAATTGTTAATGCTCCGTGGATTTCTATCCCCAAGTTTGTAACTCCCGAATTTTCGTGGGAGGCAATTCTTTACCTTATCCCGGTTGCTTTGGCGCCAATTGTAGAGCACGTTGGCGATGTGTATGCCATTAGTGCAGTAACAGGAAAGGATTTTGTGAAAGATCCTGGTCTGCATCGTACCATGCTTGGCGATGGTGTCGCATGTACAGTTGCCGGATTTGTAGGAGGGCCTCCTGCTACTACATATGCAGAGGTTACGGGTGCGATTGCTCTTACCAAGGTTTTCGACCCTCGCGTTTTGCAAATTTCTGGAATAACCGCTATCGCGTTTGCCTTTCTTGGAAAGATAAACGGTTTCCTTAAATCGATCCCCGAAGCCGTTCTAGGAGGTATTATGCTAATTCTTTTTGGAATTATTGCCACAATAGGCATAAAGACGATGATTGTAGATAAGCTCAACCTCTCGAAGTCGCGTAATCAGATAATTGTAGCACTGATTCTTACCGTAGGAATTGGTGGTGTGGCGATGAAAATTGGAGAATTTGAACTTTCTGGCATTGGCTTAGCGGCAATCGTTGGAATTGTGCTAAATTTGATTTTGCCCGACAGAGATTAG
- a CDS encoding dihydroorotate dehydrogenase-like protein has translation MANLSTSYMGLSLKSPFVIGASNLSDNVDRLKKLEDAGAGAVVYKTLFEEQIELESLELDNDLEAYNERHPEMVRIFPELHHAGPRGHLHKLKKAKSALSIPVIGSLNCITPSTWGDWAIRMQDTGIDGLELNFYSSPSKFEVTGAEIINTQLEVLREVTSKVTIPIAVKLSPFYGNPLEVISRMDKIGVKAFVLFNRMYQPDIDIDAETMKQSYVFSRSDDSRLALRYCGLLYSRINAQLSAATGIVTAEEAIKMLLSGANTLQVVSAVYKNGPDYVKSMISEVDAWMKMKGYESIDEFRGKLSFVNLKDPFAYTRAQYIDILMRSSEWINPWFI, from the coding sequence ATGGCAAACTTAAGCACAAGCTACATGGGCTTATCCCTAAAAAGCCCATTCGTTATTGGAGCAAGCAACTTGAGCGATAACGTAGACCGACTAAAAAAGCTAGAAGACGCAGGTGCAGGCGCGGTTGTTTACAAAACTCTATTCGAAGAGCAAATTGAACTCGAAAGCCTTGAACTAGATAATGACCTCGAGGCCTACAACGAGCGCCATCCGGAGATGGTTCGCATATTTCCGGAACTCCACCACGCAGGTCCTAGAGGTCACTTGCATAAGCTGAAAAAAGCAAAGAGCGCCCTCAGCATCCCTGTAATAGGAAGCCTCAACTGCATTACCCCTTCAACTTGGGGAGACTGGGCCATACGCATGCAGGACACCGGCATCGATGGGCTCGAGCTAAACTTCTACTCCTCCCCTTCCAAGTTCGAAGTTACAGGAGCCGAAATCATCAACACCCAATTGGAGGTGCTAAGAGAAGTTACAAGCAAGGTTACAATTCCCATTGCTGTAAAGTTGAGCCCATTCTACGGCAACCCCCTAGAGGTTATATCGCGAATGGATAAGATTGGCGTAAAGGCGTTCGTCCTATTCAACCGAATGTACCAGCCAGACATTGACATCGATGCCGAAACCATGAAGCAGTCGTACGTATTTAGCCGTTCCGACGACTCGCGTCTTGCCCTTCGCTACTGCGGATTACTATACAGCCGCATTAACGCTCAGCTATCGGCTGCTACCGGCATTGTAACCGCCGAGGAGGCCATAAAGATGCTTCTTTCTGGAGCAAACACCCTTCAGGTGGTGAGCGCCGTGTACAAAAATGGGCCAGACTATGTTAAAAGCATGATTAGCGAAGTAGATGCCTGGATGAAGATGAAAGGCTACGAAAGCATCGACGAATTTAGAGGTAAGCTGTCGTTCGTCAACCTAAAAGATCCTTTTGCATACACCCGCGCCCAGTACATCGATATACTTATGCGCTCCAGCGAGTGGATTAACCCTTGGTTCATCTAA
- a CDS encoding FKBP-type peptidyl-prolyl cis-trans isomerase → MKNIATTLIAILLSSSLGFSQTAINSSPATQQAKFNSFLDSASYAYGVVLARSMEGLKVDFNHELIQQAFKDVRDKINLYNDTTINSLLTRLQTQIQTREMARIEVLTKENAIKTKAFFEENGKKPNIKTTASGLQYETIVSGPSDGIPPSINDTVVVNFEAKFIDGKPLESSYESGKPVHMPLNQIIPGLQEGLLLMKPKDTFILYIPSELAYGDKGAPAIEPNQGLIFKIDLIDIIKGAVPLPKY, encoded by the coding sequence ATGAAGAATATTGCAACCACTTTAATAGCCATTTTGCTTTCTTCAAGTTTAGGCTTTTCCCAAACAGCAATTAACAGCAGTCCTGCAACCCAACAAGCAAAATTCAACAGCTTTCTCGACAGTGCTTCCTATGCCTATGGCGTTGTTTTAGCCAGAAGTATGGAGGGGTTAAAGGTAGATTTTAACCACGAGCTCATCCAGCAAGCGTTTAAAGACGTAAGAGATAAGATTAACCTATACAACGACACCACCATCAACTCCTTGCTCACAAGGCTTCAAACTCAAATACAAACGAGAGAAATGGCAAGGATTGAGGTTCTAACAAAAGAAAATGCGATAAAGACAAAGGCCTTTTTTGAGGAAAATGGGAAAAAGCCAAATATAAAAACAACAGCCAGCGGCCTACAATACGAAACAATCGTTAGTGGCCCATCAGATGGTATTCCCCCATCTATCAACGACACCGTAGTGGTTAACTTCGAGGCCAAATTTATCGATGGAAAACCCCTGGAATCTTCCTATGAAAGTGGAAAGCCCGTACATATGCCACTCAACCAAATCATCCCAGGACTACAGGAAGGTTTGCTCCTAATGAAGCCCAAGGACACCTTTATCCTTTACATCCCAAGCGAGCTAGCGTATGGAGATAAGGGTGCTCCAGCAATAGAACCCAACCAAGGTTTAATTTTTAAAATTGATCTAATTGATATTATAAAAGGAGCCGTTCCGCTTCCTAAGTATTAG
- a CDS encoding CPBP family intramembrane glutamic endopeptidase: MDSSEQIIKPKPKFPTITQAWYITLIFFVVTIAVAGALALLINGGYKDLREFLGYTIPLGVVCAVVLMFQKHEFDAKFTTLFRKFDLQIIPFLLLFVLGFGYASDFIMSLFPMPEFMKKIFEEMLSFSVLGFLLVCVAAPLLEEILCRGIFLRSFLENYSSKKAIVWSAIIFAVLHMNPWQAIPAFVVGYFMGWLFYKTKSLLPSIVVHFLNNVIAYITAGIVGVDFTYNKLLPWQTNLALAVLGVLLAVFSVYRIRKILAVKEELV, from the coding sequence ATGGATAGCTCGGAACAAATTATTAAGCCAAAACCTAAATTTCCAACCATTACTCAGGCATGGTATATCACGCTAATATTTTTTGTGGTTACAATTGCGGTTGCCGGTGCTTTGGCGTTGCTGATTAATGGTGGCTATAAAGATCTGCGGGAATTTTTAGGCTATACAATTCCATTAGGAGTTGTTTGTGCTGTTGTTTTGATGTTCCAGAAGCATGAGTTTGATGCAAAGTTTACAACCCTTTTCAGAAAGTTTGATCTTCAGATTATTCCGTTTTTGTTGCTCTTTGTCTTGGGTTTTGGGTATGCAAGCGATTTTATAATGAGCTTGTTTCCTATGCCGGAGTTTATGAAGAAGATTTTTGAAGAGATGCTTTCTTTTAGCGTGTTGGGTTTCCTTTTGGTTTGTGTCGCAGCTCCTTTGCTGGAGGAAATCCTGTGTAGAGGAATATTTCTGCGCTCTTTTTTGGAAAACTATTCGTCTAAAAAAGCAATTGTATGGTCGGCAATAATCTTTGCAGTTTTGCATATGAACCCTTGGCAGGCAATTCCTGCTTTTGTTGTGGGATACTTTATGGGGTGGCTTTTCTACAAAACAAAATCGTTGTTGCCATCAATCGTAGTTCACTTTTTAAATAACGTAATCGCATATATAACTGCGGGTATTGTGGGAGTCGACTTTACCTATAATAAGCTGCTTCCTTGGCAGACAAATTTGGCATTAGCCGTGCTAGGGGTGCTTCTGGCCGTGTTTAGTGTTTATAGGATTCGTAAGATTTTAGCAGTAAAAGAGGAGTTGGTATAA